The Anguilla anguilla isolate fAngAng1 chromosome 4, fAngAng1.pri, whole genome shotgun sequence genome has a window encoding:
- the LOC118225479 gene encoding tripartite motif-containing protein 16-like gives MAEAGVLLDQDQLRCAICLDLLKDPVTISCGHSYCMGCIKGYWDQHDHTGVYSCPQCRETFSPRPVLGRNIMLAEVVEKLKKTGLQAAPPAHCYAGPGDVACDVCTGRKRKAVRSCLGCLASYCETHLQSHYESPALKKHKLVKAIGNLPEKICSHHNKLLEIYCQTDQQCICYLCTMDKHRGHETVSAATERTEKQKQLGVTQSKFQQIIQEREKELQDLRQAVQSLKRSTQAAVEDSSRLFTELIHSIKRKRSEVIALIENQKKAAVSRAEGLLERLEQEIAELRSRDTELEQLSHTEDHIHFLQNCPSLCAHPGHGDIPTIIPQVSFEAAVKSVSELKEQLKDVCKRGFLKITESVKEADVIQIPKPTVREEFLQYYCHLTLDPNTAYSQLSLSEGNKEVTRVKESQSYPDHPARFDYWEQVLCREGLSGRHYWEVEWSGKGDVYIAVSYEGIMRNGWGHNALLGYNDKSWSLWCTPSKCYFYHNKICITLPVAPSSRIGVYLEHRAGTLSFYSVSRTMTPLHRVQTTFTQPLYPGFYANTAGSTIKLCTVGSH, from the exons ATGGCTGAAGCTGGAGTTTTACTAGATCAGGACCAGTTGCGCTGTGCGATCTGTCTAGATCTGCTGAAGGATCCGGTGACTATTTCCTGTGGACACAGTTACTGTATGGGCTGTATTAAGGGCTACTGGGACCAGCATGATCATACTGGAGTCTACAGCTGTCCCCAGTGCAGAGAGACATTCAGTCCAAGGCCTGTTCTGGGCAGAAACATCATGCTGGCTGAagtggtggagaaactgaagaagacaggactccaggctgctcctcctgctcactgttacgctggacctggagacgtGGCATGTGATGtctgcactgggagaaagcGCAAAGCTGTCAGGTCCTGTCTGGGGTGTCTCGCCTCTTATTGTGAAACTCACCTCCAGTCTCATTATGAATCTCCTGCTCTTAAGAAGCATAAACTGGTAAAAGCTATAGGAAACCTGCCGGAGAAGATCTGCTCTCATCATAACAAACTGCTGGAGATTTACTGTCAAACTGATCAGCAGTGTATCTGTTATCTGTGTACAATGGATaaacacagaggtcatgaaACAGTCTCAGCTGCAACAGAAAGGACAGAGAAACAG AAGCAGTTGGGGGTGACACAGAGTAAATTTCAGCAGAtaatccaggagagagagaaggagctgcaggacctgAGACAGGCTGTACAGTCACtcaag cgctctacacaggcagcagtggaggacagcAGCAGACTCTTTACTGAGTTGATCCACTCTATTAAAAGAAAACGCTCTGAGGTGATAGCTCTGATCGAAAATCAGAAGAAGGCTGCAGTGAGTCGGGCTGAAGGACTCCTTGAAcgactggagcaggagattgctgagctgaggagCAGAGAcactgagctggagcagctttcacacacagaggatcacatccaTTTCCTACAG AACTGCCCGTCTCTTTGTGCCCATCCTGGACATGGAGACATACCCACTATCATTCCTCAAGTTTCCTTTGAAGCTGCAGTCAAATCTGTTTCTGAACTGAAAGAGCAACTGAAGGACGTCTGCAAAAGGGGATTTCTTAAGATCACTGAATCAG TGAAAGAGGCTGATGTTATACAAATTCCAAAACCGACAGTTAGAGAGGAGTTCTTACAAT ATTACTGTCATCTCACACTGGACCCCAACACAGCCTATTCACAACTGTCCCTGTCCGAGGGGAACAAAGAGGTGACCCGTGTCAAAGAGAGCCAGTCATATCCTGATCACCCAGCCAGATTTGACTACTGGGAgcaagtgctgtgcagagagggtctgTCTGGACGCCATTACTGGGAGGTTGAGTGGAGTGGGAAAGGGGATGTTTATATAGCAGTGTCATATGAAGGGATAATGAGGAATGGGTGGGGTCACAATGCTCTCCTTGGATATAATGACAAGTCCTGGAGCCTGTGGTGCACTCcttccaaatgttatttttatcacAACAAAATATGTATAACACTCCCTGTGGCTCCCTCCTCCAGAATAGGAGTGTACCTGgaacacagggcaggaactctgtccttctacagcgtctctcgCACAATGACCCCcctgcacagagtccagaccacattcactcagcccctCTATCCTGGGTTCTATGCTAACACTGCAGGGTCTACCATTAAACTGTGCACAGTGGGATCGCACTGA
- the LOC118225766 gene encoding tripartite motif-containing protein 16-like, producing the protein MAEAGVLLDQDQLHCAICLDLLKDPVTISCGHSHCMGCIKGYWDQHDHTGVYSCPQCRETFTPRPVLRKNTTLAEVVAKLKKTGLQALPPAHCYAGPGDVACDVCTGRKGKAVKFCLVCLASYCETHLQSHYESPPLKKHKLVKAAGNLQEKICPHHDKLLEIYCRTDQQCICYLCTMDKHKGHDTVSAATERTEKQKQLGVTQSKFQQRIQEREKELQDLRQAVQSLKCSAQTAVEDNERLFTELMCSIERRCSEVIALIRDQEKAEVSRAEKLLKQLEHELAELKRRNAELEQLSHIEDHINFLQNCQPLCAPDVPGNLSTFSPHVSFEAAVKSISELKEQLEDFCKRGLLKITESVKEVDILQIPQPAVREEFLQYYCHLTLDPITAYSKLSLSKGDRHVTRVKESQSYPDHPARFDYWEQVLCREGLSGRHYWEVEWSGNGDVYIAVSYEGIMRKGWGHDALFGYNDKSWSLWCSPSKYYFYHNMTWTTLPTALFSRIGVYLDHRAGTLSFYSISHTMTLLHRVHTTFTQPLYPGFYANTAGSTIKLYTSSFTSPSFPGTYANVQVPVGRVVTVTFAQISIDDPGDCQNKLLKLYDGPDATGPPVGPYCGAETNIALFTASSYQVFIQFQGQYTTMPSGFRLTWSS; encoded by the exons ATGGCTGAAGCTGGAGTTTTACTAGATCAGGACCAGTTGCACTGTGCGATCTGTCTAGATCTGCTGAAGGATCCGGTGACAATTTCCTGTGGACACAGTCACTGTATGGGATGTATTAAGGGCTACTGGGACCAGCATGATCATACTGGAGTCTACAGCTGTCCCCAGTGCAGAGAGACATTCACTCCAAGGcctgttttaagaaaaaataccACGCTAGCTGAAGTGGTGGCAAAACTGAAGAAGACAGGACTCCAagctcttcctcctgctcactgttacgctggacctggagacgtGGCGTGTGATGTCTGCACTGGGAGAAAGGGCAAAGCCGTCAAGTTCTGTCTGGTGTGTCTAGCCTCTTATTGTGAAACTCACCTCCAGTCTCATTATGAATCTCCTCCTCTTAAGAAGCATAAGCTGGTCAAAGCTGCTGGAAACCTGCAGGAAAAGATCTGCCCTCATCATGACAAACTGCTGGAGATTTACTGCCGTACCGATCAGCAGTGTATCTGTTATCTGTGTACGATGGATAAACACAAAGGCCATGATACAGTCTCAGCTGCAACAgaaaggactgagaaacag AAGCAGTTGGGGGTGACACAGAGTAAATTTCAGCAGagaatccaggagagagagaaggagctgcaggatctgAGACAGGCTGTACAGTCGCtcaag tgttctgcacagacagcagtggAGGACAATGAGAGACTCTTTACTGAGCTGATGTGCTCTATTGAGAGAAGGTGCTCTGAGGTGATAGCgctgatcagagatcaggagaAGGCTGAAGTGAGTAGGGCTGAAAAACTCCTCAAGCAACTGGAGCATGAGCTTGCTGAGCTGAAGAGGAGAAatgctgagctggagcagctttcaCACATAGAGGATCACATTAATTTCCTCCAG aacTGTCAGCCTCTCTGTGCCCCTGATGTACCTGGAAACTTATCCACTTTCAGTCCACACGTCTCCTTTGAAGCTGCAGTCAAATCGATTTCTGAACTGAAAGAGCAACTGGAGGATTTTTGCAAAAGGGGATTACTGAAGATCACTGAATCAG TGAAAGAGGTTGATATTCTGCAAATTCCGCAACCCGCAGTTAGAGAGGAGTTCTTACAGT ATTACTGTCATCTCACACTGGACCCCATCACAGCTTATTCAAAACTGTCTCTGTCCAAGGGGGACAGACATGTGACCCGTGTCAAAGAGAGCCAGTCATATCCTGATCACCCAGCCAGATTTGACTACTGGGAgcaagtgctgtgcagagagggtctgTCTGGACGCCATTACTGGGAGGTTGAGTGGAGTGGGAATGGGGATGTTTATATAGCAGTGTCATATGAAGGGATAATGAGGAAAGGATGGGGTCATGATGCTCTCTTTGGATATAATGACAAGTCCTGGAGCCTGTGGTGCTCTCCttccaaatattatttttatcacaATATGACATGGACCACACTCCCTACTGCTCTCTTCTCCAGAATAGGAGTGTACCTGGATCACAGGGCTggaactctgtccttctacagcatCTCTCACACAATGACCCTCCTGCATAGAGTCCATaccacattcactcagcccctCTATCCTGGGTTCTATGCTAACACTGCAGGGTCTACCATTAAACTGTACACA AGTTCCTTCACCAGTCCCAGTTTCCCCGGCACCTACGCTAACGTCCAAGTGCCTGTGGGACGCGTGGTAACCGTCACCTTCGCCCAGATCAGCATTGACGACCCCGGGGACTGTCAGAACAAACTCCTGAAGCTCTACGACGGGCCGGACGCCACTGGCCCACCTGTGGGACCCTACTGTGGTGCT GAGACCAACATCGCTCTGTTCACCGCCTCCTCCTACCAAGTCTTTATCCAGTTCCAGGGACAGTACACCACCATGCCCTCTGGATTCAGACTCACCTGGAGCAGCTGa